A genome region from Hymenobacter tibetensis includes the following:
- a CDS encoding cache domain-containing protein: protein MHSFTEPLRRNAVTIGLSLLMALGVAWYVLGYLPAREQDLRARYFRVVSRIGWNMQEKIGAFSKRSEAMVREIRYEVPQGPTAAPETYRAVANRLGQKWRQDGLNSPEFDSITPLAAQPRRNALPAIHWQEADQRVRFVYHFEDSLRLAVSTGIREFVQGLLRPETFEHFLILGPSNDKTGSKKLDQIYYSSFPAPLTLNLETEAKKPVPYWLRDTTAIQATRLADLTIHGQPYKVFVQPVRLGTTATWLLCGAVSTQRFNAQRQELPENLVELTIATILLGMLALPFLKITLMGARERLSRSDVVLCGLSLVLGTSFLLLLSLSTVAKHTIEPSLLHTQLRSLARQVDQTVHQELYTIDRMLRETDQALANTGRLPDSLIRGKQLSLTSSSLIQKIHPRDVAPNTPYRGSREHPWQNNDQMLWINGAGNGVLSVDSVPDSFLPNLREREYFKRWKKDQLWRLAPATPDTDTDTRFTLESVVTFGRSGDKVAVYARPSEVRFPSQAGAGSEKAEGLLAIYSTHLRSLTNPILPPGYSFCVVDDNGEIKFHSDSRLNLSENILGDCEPGDNLRAAMFARDTATVEVRYQGREYMLRIQPLQDWPLFLVTLVDLHLVHDRQMQTLSLAATLLAAFSLLTAVFLALYVLLLPSRTTVMTNSYSLRRLWPRVVRTPTYMQIAGALLGGTGLLFAASLYVGPLVQLLLLPLVPSYCFLFSFYKLRLPTDNPASDTLEPGTSLGPLASVWVLWRATGAVGQVRRLTLWFVLSYNLAAWHWAGSAWGFGLLLQIALVALMLLLTWAGRQLEASPLGNVPRTDFAGKPTYSTVALKRAYSTMLLSWVVVLSFVPAIYCYHVAYRAERELQIRHAHMALAYAVQRDAQQAVAYTPFFFDTQSGPPRSAPASFNKAENNYRELVTWLHPSFDTLGRSTQRVLPRENARFSDWTVASSWNTTTQLQSKVPLPGAAQHFVSDVRDRHWGGHWYLPTDLLKGQSFTIADWGEWFRLVVGLVLLLVGLYQLLHLLARRVFNLDMLDIRTLVCPATLRLPDSTVPRREYRLCATESTYPVPEAFQATTLHLDCRKLLLSNNIPKLISKEWQTQMELEEYKTVALDYFDDQPHDPNLTQLKINALAYLQQFSTLNIVIASRVHPVVFADCGHTRDKCTDQVNHKIIWHTGDVLLDALADFEMLYAPMVRTPALQPYAYWDNMPKERALFQEKLKATDPTGKLPRTGLVHLRWFIKVECSALPFLSQPLENELEQLLLSNFRRGELLREDDIVLSIQQRAQLQFRQLWDTLTPHEHYVLYDVAQDGLVNSRDAQVLNGLLQKGLLVYNQVGLRLVNESFRHFILNGLPPQQALRIEREASEEAERDGTWARRSLPIFLALSAAALFIFVTQRSVLNEAQTFLTALTATLPLLYRFVSLTPFGSGATAAKPAAA, encoded by the coding sequence ATGCATTCTTTCACTGAACCATTGCGCCGCAACGCCGTGACCATTGGGCTTAGCCTGCTGATGGCCTTGGGCGTCGCGTGGTACGTGCTTGGCTATTTGCCGGCCCGCGAGCAAGACCTGCGCGCCCGCTATTTCCGGGTGGTGAGCCGCATCGGCTGGAACATGCAGGAGAAGATAGGGGCTTTCAGTAAGCGCAGCGAAGCCATGGTGCGCGAGATTCGCTATGAAGTACCGCAAGGCCCCACGGCAGCCCCCGAAACGTATCGGGCGGTGGCGAACCGCTTGGGCCAGAAGTGGCGCCAGGATGGCCTGAACTCTCCGGAATTCGACTCCATCACGCCACTAGCAGCGCAGCCACGCCGCAACGCCTTGCCCGCTATTCACTGGCAGGAAGCCGACCAACGGGTGCGGTTCGTGTACCACTTCGAGGACTCCTTGCGGCTCGCAGTGTCAACTGGTATCCGGGAGTTTGTGCAGGGCTTGCTGCGCCCCGAAACCTTCGAGCACTTCCTGATTCTGGGGCCCAGCAACGACAAGACGGGCTCGAAGAAGCTCGACCAGATTTACTACAGTTCCTTTCCGGCGCCTCTCACCCTCAACCTGGAAACCGAAGCCAAGAAACCCGTGCCGTACTGGCTGCGCGATACCACCGCCATTCAGGCTACCCGCCTCGCCGACCTTACCATTCACGGCCAACCTTACAAGGTATTTGTGCAGCCCGTGCGCCTGGGCACCACTGCTACGTGGCTGCTGTGCGGGGCCGTATCGACGCAGCGCTTCAATGCTCAGCGGCAGGAGCTCCCCGAAAATTTGGTGGAGCTGACCATAGCCACCATCCTGCTGGGTATGCTGGCCTTGCCCTTTCTTAAAATCACGCTTATGGGCGCGCGGGAACGGCTGAGCCGGTCGGATGTGGTGCTGTGCGGCTTGTCGTTGGTGCTGGGCACTTCTTTTCTGTTGCTGCTAAGCCTTTCCACGGTGGCCAAGCATACCATTGAACCGAGCCTGCTTCATACCCAGCTTCGCTCACTGGCCCGGCAAGTAGACCAGACGGTGCACCAGGAGCTGTATACCATTGACCGGATGCTGCGCGAAACCGACCAGGCGCTGGCCAATACCGGCCGGTTACCCGACAGCCTGATTCGTGGCAAACAACTTAGTCTCACCAGCTCGTCGCTCATCCAGAAGATTCATCCCCGAGACGTAGCACCGAATACGCCTTATCGTGGTTCTCGGGAACACCCCTGGCAGAACAACGACCAGATGCTGTGGATAAACGGGGCAGGCAACGGCGTATTGAGCGTGGATAGTGTGCCCGACTCGTTTTTGCCCAACCTGCGGGAGCGGGAATATTTCAAGCGGTGGAAGAAAGACCAGTTGTGGCGACTTGCGCCCGCAACCCCCGACACCGACACCGACACTAGGTTCACGCTGGAATCGGTGGTTACCTTCGGCCGCAGCGGCGACAAGGTGGCCGTTTATGCCCGCCCTAGTGAAGTGCGCTTCCCAAGCCAGGCGGGAGCCGGCAGTGAAAAGGCAGAAGGGCTGCTTGCTATCTACAGTACCCATTTGCGCAGCCTAACCAACCCCATCCTTCCGCCAGGCTACAGCTTTTGCGTGGTGGATGACAACGGGGAAATAAAATTTCACTCCGACTCCCGCTTGAACCTGAGCGAGAATATTCTGGGCGACTGTGAGCCCGGCGACAACCTACGGGCGGCCATGTTCGCCCGCGACACGGCTACGGTGGAGGTGCGCTACCAGGGCCGGGAGTATATGCTGCGGATTCAACCCCTACAAGACTGGCCGCTGTTTCTGGTAACGCTAGTTGATTTGCACCTGGTGCACGACCGGCAGATGCAAACCCTGAGCTTGGCCGCCACCCTACTAGCCGCGTTTAGCTTACTGACTGCCGTATTCCTGGCCTTGTACGTTTTGCTGCTACCGTCGCGCACTACCGTGATGACGAATTCGTACAGCTTACGACGACTATGGCCGCGGGTAGTTCGCACGCCTACCTACATGCAGATAGCTGGGGCGCTGCTGGGCGGCACGGGGCTGCTGTTTGCCGCTAGCTTGTACGTGGGGCCGCTGGTGCAGCTCTTGCTGTTGCCGCTAGTGCCAAGCTACTGCTTCTTGTTTAGCTTCTACAAGCTTCGTCTCCCCACCGACAACCCCGCGTCTGACACGTTAGAGCCCGGCACTTCATTGGGGCCGCTGGCATCTGTGTGGGTGCTGTGGCGGGCCACTGGCGCGGTAGGCCAGGTACGCCGCCTTACCCTGTGGTTTGTGCTCAGCTATAATCTGGCGGCTTGGCACTGGGCTGGTTCCGCTTGGGGGTTTGGCTTGCTGCTCCAGATAGCCCTGGTGGCGCTGATGCTGCTACTTACTTGGGCAGGCCGGCAGCTAGAGGCTTCGCCGCTAGGCAACGTGCCCCGCACTGATTTTGCGGGCAAGCCGACGTACTCTACGGTGGCGCTTAAACGGGCCTACTCCACCATGCTGCTGAGTTGGGTGGTGGTGCTCAGTTTCGTGCCGGCCATCTACTGCTACCACGTGGCCTACCGGGCCGAGCGGGAGCTGCAAATCCGGCATGCGCACATGGCGCTGGCCTACGCCGTGCAGCGAGATGCGCAGCAGGCAGTGGCGTACACCCCTTTCTTCTTCGACACCCAATCCGGCCCACCTCGTTCGGCCCCAGCTTCCTTCAACAAAGCCGAGAACAACTACCGGGAGCTGGTCACGTGGCTGCACCCGAGCTTCGATACGCTGGGGCGCAGCACGCAGCGGGTATTGCCACGCGAAAACGCCCGCTTTTCGGATTGGACGGTTGCTTCTTCCTGGAATACCACCACGCAGCTCCAATCGAAGGTGCCACTCCCGGGAGCGGCGCAGCACTTCGTGTCCGACGTGAGGGACCGGCACTGGGGCGGCCATTGGTATTTGCCTACCGACCTCTTGAAAGGGCAGTCTTTCACCATCGCCGATTGGGGAGAATGGTTCCGCTTGGTTGTTGGCCTGGTCCTGCTGCTTGTCGGCTTGTACCAACTCTTGCACCTGCTGGCCCGCCGGGTATTCAACCTGGATATGCTGGATATCAGAACCTTGGTATGCCCCGCCACGCTACGCCTCCCCGACTCTACAGTACCCCGCCGCGAGTACCGGCTATGCGCCACCGAAAGCACGTACCCCGTTCCCGAAGCCTTCCAGGCCACCACCCTGCACCTAGACTGCCGGAAGCTGCTGCTGTCCAACAACATTCCAAAGCTTATTTCAAAGGAATGGCAGACGCAGATGGAGCTTGAAGAATACAAGACTGTGGCGCTCGACTACTTCGACGACCAACCGCACGACCCTAACCTGACGCAGCTAAAAATCAACGCTCTGGCGTATCTGCAACAGTTTTCCACCCTGAACATCGTCATTGCTTCGCGAGTGCACCCCGTGGTATTCGCCGACTGCGGCCACACGCGCGACAAATGCACCGACCAAGTCAACCACAAAATCATCTGGCACACCGGCGACGTGCTGCTGGATGCACTGGCCGATTTCGAGATGCTATATGCGCCTATGGTACGCACACCGGCGCTCCAGCCCTATGCGTACTGGGACAACATGCCCAAGGAAAGGGCGCTGTTTCAAGAAAAGCTGAAAGCAACTGACCCAACCGGCAAGCTGCCCAGAACCGGCCTGGTACACCTGCGCTGGTTTATAAAAGTGGAGTGTTCCGCGTTGCCTTTTCTGAGCCAGCCCCTGGAAAACGAGTTAGAACAACTCCTGCTTTCCAACTTCCGGCGGGGGGAGCTGCTACGCGAAGACGATATTGTGCTCAGTATTCAGCAACGGGCGCAGCTGCAGTTCCGCCAGCTCTGGGATACCCTTACCCCTCATGAGCACTACGTCCTCTACGACGTAGCCCAGGACGGCCTAGTCAACAGCCGCGACGCGCAGGTACTCAACGGCTTGCTACAGAAAGGCCTTTTGGTGTACAATCAGGTGGGGTTGCGGCTCGTCAATGAAAGCTTCCGCCATTTCATTCTCAACGGGCTGCCTCCTCAACAGGCGTTGCGCATCGAGCGCGAAGCCTCCGAGGAAGCCGAGCGAGACGGAACCTGGGCCCGGCGCAGCCTGCCCATATTCCTGGCCTTATCTGCGGCGGCCTTGTTCATCTTCGTTACGCAACGCAGTGTGCTGAACGAAGCCCAGACCTTCCTCACCGCGCTTACTGCCACGCTGCCATTGCTCTACCGTTTCGTTAGTCTCACCCCGTTTGGCTCCGGCGCTACAGCAGCTAAGCCCGCTGCGGCCTAG
- a CDS encoding patatin-like phospholipase family protein — translation MATSTLTPLDFTGQPEVTAALQKLTTYIDSKNGTWRVSDITDEATAPGERPHQYVDLVMEGGGMLGIALVGYVYALEQAGIRFLQLGGTSAGAINAMLMAAAGPRHETSTEWLIQELANQNFYEFVDGDQDARDFTADLLKPTKVERGVWGWLKGFVSKADLISDGLQIVDNLRDDQGLHRGQVFRDWLAKLLDGRGIQTIAQLTALRQQVPAGGLCRLDENGRSQPYESAVLQRVAIVAADITTQTKVIFPEMASLYWKNWAQVHPAELVRASMSVPLFFQPYRLGPLPGFGEPPTQAQQYLDAWNALGYTGPIPETAAFMDGGIMSNFPIDLFHDNTQVPASPTFGVKLGVDRAALRPTGTLPQVLGAMFDAARTQSDFDFIKRNSDYRHLVHCLNVDGFNWLDFNMPREEKLKLFAVGVRGAVEFLTKFDWAGYKKLRKEKVHVVHQAQMLDAQKDTPHPEPHAAELEWPGGIRPSYMRTEAPVVAHQ, via the coding sequence ATGGCCACTTCTACGCTTACTCCACTCGATTTCACTGGTCAGCCCGAGGTGACGGCGGCTCTCCAAAAACTAACCACCTACATCGACTCCAAGAACGGTACATGGCGGGTTTCCGACATCACCGATGAAGCTACGGCGCCAGGTGAACGGCCGCACCAGTACGTGGACCTGGTGATGGAAGGCGGCGGGATGCTGGGCATTGCGCTGGTGGGCTACGTGTACGCCTTAGAGCAAGCTGGCATCCGGTTCTTGCAGCTCGGGGGCACCTCGGCCGGGGCCATCAACGCCATGCTGATGGCCGCCGCGGGGCCTCGGCACGAAACCAGCACCGAATGGCTGATTCAAGAACTGGCCAACCAGAATTTCTACGAGTTTGTGGACGGTGACCAAGATGCCCGCGACTTCACTGCCGACTTGCTGAAACCGACGAAAGTCGAACGTGGCGTCTGGGGTTGGCTGAAGGGTTTCGTTAGCAAAGCCGACCTTATCAGTGACGGGCTGCAAATAGTGGACAATTTGCGCGACGACCAGGGTCTGCACCGCGGCCAGGTGTTCCGCGACTGGCTGGCAAAACTGCTCGATGGCCGGGGTATCCAAACTATTGCCCAGCTCACGGCCCTACGTCAGCAAGTGCCCGCGGGGGGTCTTTGCCGCCTCGACGAAAACGGCCGCTCGCAGCCCTACGAGTCGGCAGTGCTGCAGCGGGTGGCCATTGTGGCGGCCGACATTACCACCCAAACCAAGGTGATATTCCCGGAAATGGCTTCGCTTTATTGGAAGAACTGGGCGCAGGTACACCCCGCCGAACTGGTTCGAGCCTCTATGTCGGTGCCGCTGTTTTTTCAACCTTACCGCCTGGGGCCGCTACCTGGCTTTGGGGAGCCACCAACGCAGGCCCAACAGTACCTCGACGCCTGGAATGCCCTCGGCTACACCGGCCCGATTCCGGAAACGGCGGCCTTCATGGACGGTGGCATCATGTCGAACTTCCCCATCGACTTGTTTCATGACAATACACAGGTGCCGGCTTCGCCTACGTTCGGCGTGAAGCTGGGCGTCGATCGGGCCGCGCTGCGCCCTACCGGCACGCTGCCGCAAGTGCTGGGCGCCATGTTCGACGCGGCCCGCACCCAGTCTGACTTCGACTTCATCAAGCGCAACTCCGACTACCGTCATCTGGTGCACTGCCTGAACGTGGATGGCTTCAACTGGCTGGATTTCAACATGCCTCGCGAAGAAAAGCTGAAGCTGTTTGCGGTGGGCGTGCGCGGGGCCGTGGAGTTCCTAACAAAGTTTGATTGGGCGGGCTACAAGAAGCTACGCAAGGAAAAGGTGCATGTGGTGCACCAAGCCCAGATGCTGGACGCCCAAAAAGACACACCTCACCCCGAGCCCCACGCGGCCGAACTGGAATGGCCGGGCGGCATCCGGCCGAGCTATATGCGGACCGAAGCGCCGGTGGTGGCGCACCAGTAA
- the cdaA gene encoding diadenylate cyclase CdaA: MIGSFSIGFLRIGWIDVIDVLLVTVLFYQLYKLLTGSVALKIFLGFMSIYLFYLVVKAAGMELLTSILGQFMSVGVLAGIILFQQEIRRFLLHIGKATAFDRMRNFAWRRDSSASERMNITPFVEAAKSLAGKSTGALVAFNLASDLTPFANSGDLIDATVSKRLLMSIFNKTSPLHDGAVIISRGRIQAARCILPVSENPDVPAALGLRHRAAIGLSEVTDAVVLVVSEETGQISLVRGGEVFRNLAPADLRARLNEFLFDASPKTTATSATGAAATEVAA; this comes from the coding sequence GTGATTGGTTCTTTCAGCATCGGCTTCCTGCGCATCGGCTGGATAGACGTCATCGACGTGCTGTTGGTCACGGTGCTGTTCTATCAGCTCTACAAGCTGCTGACGGGAAGTGTTGCGCTGAAAATTTTCCTGGGCTTTATGTCCATCTACCTGTTTTATCTGGTAGTGAAGGCCGCGGGCATGGAGCTGCTAACCAGCATTTTGGGGCAGTTTATGAGCGTGGGAGTGCTGGCGGGCATTATCTTGTTTCAGCAAGAAATACGACGCTTTCTGCTGCACATCGGCAAGGCCACGGCCTTCGACCGGATGCGCAACTTTGCTTGGCGCCGCGACAGTTCGGCTTCCGAGCGCATGAACATCACGCCTTTTGTGGAAGCTGCCAAAAGCCTGGCGGGCAAGAGCACCGGCGCCCTCGTGGCCTTCAATCTGGCCTCCGACCTCACGCCTTTTGCCAACTCCGGCGACCTGATTGACGCCACGGTAAGCAAGCGCCTGCTGATGAGCATTTTCAACAAAACCAGCCCCCTCCACGATGGCGCGGTCATCATCAGCCGGGGCCGAATTCAGGCGGCGCGCTGCATTCTGCCCGTTAGTGAAAACCCCGACGTACCGGCTGCGCTAGGCTTGCGCCACCGGGCCGCCATCGGCCTTTCCGAGGTGACAGACGCGGTGGTGCTGGTAGTAAGCGAAGAAACCGGCCAGATTTCTCTGGTTCGGGGCGGGGAAGTGTTCCGCAACTTGGCGCCCGCCGACTTGCGCGCCCGCCTCAACGAGTTCCTGTTTGACGCCTCACCGAAAACCACCGCCACGTCCGCAACCGGCGCAGCCGCTACCGAGGTGGCAGCTTAG
- the folP gene encoding dihydropteroate synthase, with translation MLQAPKDTCFPAAQTLCCPGGRVLDISWPRVMGILNLTPDSFFAGSRIQAEDDLLRRAETMLAAGAAILDLGGYSSRPGAEHISEDEEKRRLLPAVAAVRRAFPEAFLSVDTFRAAVATEAVAAGADILNDISGGTLDADMLPTAGRLGVPYILMHLRGTPQTMTQHTHYEGDIVLELVRYFRDKLAELRQHGVKDVVLDPGFGFAKTPAQSQELLRRLPELAVLGLPILAGLSRKSMVYKPLGLTPDAALTGTVAVNALAVLNGARLLRVHDVAEAVQTIQLVSPTFPPTSP, from the coding sequence ATGCTCCAGGCCCCGAAAGATACGTGTTTTCCGGCCGCACAAACCTTGTGCTGCCCGGGCGGGCGGGTGCTCGATATTAGCTGGCCACGGGTGATGGGCATCCTCAACCTCACCCCCGACTCGTTCTTTGCCGGTAGCCGCATTCAAGCCGAAGACGACCTACTCCGTCGCGCCGAAACTATGCTAGCGGCCGGTGCTGCCATCCTCGATTTGGGTGGCTACTCTTCCCGGCCCGGTGCCGAACACATCAGCGAAGACGAAGAAAAGCGCCGCCTGTTGCCGGCTGTGGCAGCGGTGCGCCGCGCTTTTCCCGAGGCCTTTCTGTCCGTTGATACGTTCCGGGCAGCTGTAGCAACGGAAGCCGTAGCAGCGGGCGCCGACATTCTCAACGACATCAGCGGCGGTACCCTCGACGCTGATATGCTGCCTACCGCCGGCCGCTTGGGCGTGCCCTACATCTTGATGCACCTGCGCGGCACGCCGCAAACCATGACGCAGCACACCCACTACGAGGGAGATATTGTGCTAGAGCTGGTTCGTTACTTCCGCGACAAGCTGGCCGAGCTCCGCCAGCACGGCGTGAAGGATGTGGTGCTGGACCCAGGCTTCGGCTTCGCCAAAACGCCGGCCCAGAGCCAGGAACTGCTACGCCGGCTCCCCGAGCTGGCCGTGTTGGGCCTGCCCATTTTAGCGGGCCTTTCCCGCAAAAGCATGGTGTATAAGCCGTTGGGCCTCACCCCCGATGCAGCCCTCACCGGTACGGTTGCCGTCAATGCCCTGGCCGTGCTCAACGGGGCCCGCCTCCTGCGCGTACACGATGTAGCCGAAGCCGTTCAAACTATTCAGCTCGTTTCTCCCACCTTCCCGCCCACCTCTCCGTGA
- a CDS encoding DUF1599 domain-containing protein, whose amino-acid sequence MENQTQLEYDQIIEQCRTLFLAKTHDYGTAWRIMRLPSITDQIYIKAQRIRSIQEKGTQLVADDVNGEFVAIINYCVIALMQLRLPPNAPLDLDPAAVAEAYDQETAENRRLLFAKNHDYGEAWRQMRIESITDIILMKLHRTKQIEDLAGRTQVSEGVEANYRDMLNYAVFVLIKKGFAAS is encoded by the coding sequence TTGGAGAATCAAACCCAACTCGAGTACGACCAGATAATAGAGCAGTGCCGGACGCTGTTTTTGGCCAAAACCCACGACTACGGTACGGCCTGGCGCATCATGCGCCTGCCCAGCATCACCGACCAGATTTATATCAAAGCGCAGCGCATCCGGAGCATTCAGGAAAAGGGCACCCAGCTAGTAGCCGACGACGTGAACGGCGAGTTTGTGGCCATCATCAATTACTGCGTGATTGCGCTGATGCAGCTGCGCCTGCCGCCCAACGCCCCCCTCGACCTGGACCCCGCTGCGGTGGCCGAGGCCTACGACCAAGAAACTGCCGAGAACCGCCGCTTGCTGTTCGCCAAAAACCACGACTACGGCGAAGCCTGGCGCCAAATGCGCATTGAAAGCATCACCGACATCATCTTGATGAAGCTGCACCGGACCAAGCAGATTGAGGACCTAGCGGGTCGCACGCAGGTGTCGGAAGGGGTGGAAGCCAACTACCGCGACATGCTGAACTACGCCGTATTTGTGTTGATTAAGAAAGGCTTCGCAGCATCCTAG
- a CDS encoding BT_3928 family protein, translating into MKQITRICWLLLGVIFIFSGLVKLNDPVGTALKLEEYFEVFAEDFGSFFLVFKGFSRTMSIVLSSLEVVLGVALLLRWMLRKTLWVLLVLLVFFGFLTFYSAAFNKVTDCGCFGDFIKLTPWTSFFKDLFLLGLWAVVFTNQRYLRRVFAKGQLGVMYITVASAVAIGIGVRALGHLPYFDFLPYKVGNNIGQLMKSSAPLRYKYIMERNGASQEFTDYPTDSTWKFKQMVALNPEAGPKITDFRVWNDEGDFTQELLQGNRLVLIVQGTEKADRDRFKLINTLFAEAQKSRRKISVLVLTSSSPAAFDAFRHDVNLSAPFYYADATVLKSMIRSNPGLMLLQNGTVKGKYHYHDIPAIGDIEKKL; encoded by the coding sequence ATGAAACAAATTACCCGAATCTGCTGGCTGCTGCTGGGCGTGATATTCATCTTCTCGGGCCTGGTGAAGCTGAACGATCCGGTGGGCACGGCCCTCAAGTTGGAAGAATATTTCGAGGTGTTTGCCGAGGATTTTGGCAGCTTCTTTTTAGTGTTCAAAGGCTTCTCGCGCACCATGAGCATCGTGCTCAGTTCGTTGGAAGTGGTGCTGGGTGTAGCGCTGCTACTGCGTTGGATGCTGCGCAAAACCCTCTGGGTGCTGTTGGTGCTACTGGTGTTCTTCGGTTTCCTGACCTTTTATTCCGCTGCTTTCAACAAAGTCACAGACTGCGGTTGCTTCGGCGACTTCATCAAGCTCACTCCCTGGACCTCGTTCTTCAAAGACCTGTTTTTGCTGGGCCTCTGGGCCGTGGTGTTCACGAACCAGCGGTATTTGCGCCGGGTGTTTGCCAAGGGGCAGCTCGGCGTGATGTATATCACCGTGGCGTCGGCGGTGGCTATTGGCATAGGGGTGCGGGCCCTCGGGCACTTGCCGTACTTCGACTTTCTGCCCTATAAAGTGGGCAACAACATCGGGCAGTTGATGAAGTCGTCGGCTCCTCTGCGCTACAAGTACATCATGGAGCGCAACGGTGCCAGCCAGGAGTTTACCGACTACCCCACCGATTCCACTTGGAAGTTCAAGCAGATGGTGGCGCTAAACCCAGAGGCTGGGCCTAAAATCACCGATTTCCGGGTGTGGAACGATGAAGGCGACTTCACGCAAGAGCTGCTGCAAGGCAACCGGCTGGTGCTGATTGTGCAAGGCACCGAGAAGGCCGACCGGGACCGGTTCAAACTCATCAACACCCTATTTGCAGAGGCTCAGAAGTCGCGCCGCAAGATTTCCGTGTTGGTCCTGACTAGCAGCAGCCCCGCCGCCTTTGATGCCTTCCGCCACGACGTAAACCTGAGCGCGCCCTTCTACTACGCCGACGCCACGGTGCTTAAATCCATGATTCGATCCAACCCCGGCTTGATGCTGCTCCAAAACGGCACCGTGAAAGGCAAGTACCACTACCACGATATTCCGGCCATCGGAGATATCGAGAAGAAGCTGTAG
- a CDS encoding ABC transporter permease: MLSFVLRRLVHGLLILAGVACTVFFLFQVLPGDPVALLAGQRSDAATRAAIAADLGLNETLPAQLGGYLNDISPLGIHPRDSAGVAKYGGLTVLPLGAKALVLKEPYLRRSFQSNKAVLSILLDHFTGTLWLALAAMLLAAVLGIAFGIAAALKPHTWIDRALITTSVLGISVPSFVAGILIAITFGFYWSHWTGLNLTGQLYETDPFTGRHLVLRNLVLPAFALGIRPLAVITQLTRSSMLDVLSQDYIRTARAKGLSSYRTVIGHALKNALNPVVTAVSGWLASLMAGAFFIEYIFNWKGLGTVTLRAVENLDFPVVMGSTIFIAALFVLVNIAVDVLYALLDPRVRLG; this comes from the coding sequence TTGCTGTCCTTCGTCCTTCGTCGCTTGGTGCATGGCCTGCTGATACTGGCGGGTGTGGCGTGCACGGTGTTTTTCTTATTTCAGGTGCTGCCCGGCGACCCAGTGGCGCTGCTGGCTGGCCAACGTTCCGATGCGGCCACCCGCGCCGCTATTGCCGCCGACTTGGGCCTCAACGAAACGCTACCCGCGCAGTTGGGCGGCTACCTCAACGACATTTCACCGCTGGGCATACACCCGCGCGATTCGGCAGGCGTGGCCAAGTATGGGGGCCTCACCGTCTTGCCCTTAGGCGCCAAGGCGCTGGTGCTGAAAGAGCCGTATCTGCGTCGTTCGTTTCAAAGCAACAAAGCGGTGCTCAGCATCTTGCTCGACCATTTTACGGGTACGCTATGGCTGGCGCTGGCCGCCATGCTGTTGGCCGCAGTACTAGGTATAGCGTTCGGCATAGCCGCCGCCCTCAAGCCCCACACCTGGATTGATAGAGCGTTGATTACTACCTCGGTGCTGGGTATTTCCGTGCCTTCTTTTGTGGCGGGCATCCTGATTGCCATTACGTTTGGCTTCTACTGGAGCCACTGGACGGGCCTCAACCTAACCGGGCAGCTCTACGAAACCGACCCGTTTACGGGCCGTCACTTGGTGTTGCGCAATCTGGTGCTGCCCGCCTTTGCGCTGGGCATCCGGCCGCTGGCCGTTATCACGCAGCTCACCCGCTCCTCAATGCTGGATGTGCTTAGTCAGGATTACATTCGTACGGCGCGGGCGAAGGGCCTCTCCAGCTACCGGACCGTTATAGGGCATGCTCTCAAAAACGCGCTCAACCCCGTCGTGACGGCCGTATCGGGCTGGCTGGCTTCGCTGATGGCAGGAGCTTTTTTCATTGAGTACATCTTCAACTGGAAAGGCCTGGGTACCGTTACGCTGCGGGCCGTCGAGAACCTGGACTTTCCAGTTGTAATGGGTTCTACCATCTTTATTGCGGCGCTATTCGTGCTCGTGAATATTGCCGTTGATGTGCTGTATGCGCTGCTCGACCCGCGAGTGAGGCTAGGGTAG
- a CDS encoding shikimate kinase, which translates to MRLYLIGMPGAGKTTLGRGLAVAYEVPFVDLDEEIVRHEGRSIPDIFAAEGEAYFRMREAAVLREVLAQHPKLVLATGGGTPCFHDNVEVLLETGITLYLDVPVAKLAGRVQAAAKTRPLLAALPDTDTLEAHLNETLHFRKQFYDRAPLRCQASACTVGAVRQLLARYEASA; encoded by the coding sequence ATGCGGCTTTATCTAATTGGCATGCCGGGAGCCGGCAAAACTACCTTGGGGCGCGGATTAGCAGTAGCCTATGAAGTGCCGTTTGTAGACCTGGACGAAGAAATAGTCCGGCACGAGGGCCGCAGCATCCCCGACATCTTTGCGGCCGAAGGAGAAGCGTACTTCCGTATGCGCGAGGCCGCCGTGCTGCGCGAAGTGCTGGCTCAACACCCGAAGCTGGTACTGGCCACTGGTGGGGGCACGCCCTGCTTTCACGATAACGTAGAGGTCCTGCTTGAAACCGGTATCACGCTCTACTTGGATGTGCCCGTTGCGAAACTAGCCGGCCGAGTGCAGGCCGCGGCCAAAACCCGCCCATTATTAGCCGCCCTGCCCGATACCGATACGCTGGAAGCCCATCTGAATGAAACCTTACACTTCCGTAAGCAGTTTTACGACCGTGCACCTCTACGCTGCCAGGCATCGGCCTGTACGGTAGGGGCCGTACGACAACTCCTAGCCCGGTACGAGGCTTCGGCCTGA